One region of Eupeodes corollae chromosome 1, idEupCoro1.1, whole genome shotgun sequence genomic DNA includes:
- the LOC129945573 gene encoding uncharacterized protein K02A2.6-like, protein MLQVLQYQPNVIYLKGKDIPVADTLSRDCHNPKNTEKDDELEVHEILQLTDITKKRLQEATKNEKKKNLQNVLQYVNSEWPDTIQYVPNEIKNYWTFRESLSSNDGLLFKGSKVVVPDDMKKEMMHKVHQAHFGIDRTLNSAREQLFWIKMTTEITKYVESCNSYSGYFDFVKLKQSSSAEVILQLKKMFAVHGIPFILESDNGPQFSSKEFKAFAKKWDFTHQTSSLRYPKSNGFAERFVQVAKSLLKKCHKDQSDVYLALLNYRNTPRSNDLLSPNQRLMSRRTRKNIPSSEQSLKPKVVQNVQHNLIEARNRSKFYADKGSHQKQPLQPGEKIRIQQPNRN, encoded by the exons ATGCTCCAAGTTCTTCAGTATCAACcaaatgtaatttatttgaaaggcaaAGATATACCTGTCGCAGACACACTCAGCCGTGACTGTCACAAcccaaaaaatacagaaaaagaTGACGAGCTAGAAGTGCATGAAATTCTACAATTAACAGATATAACAAAAAAACGACTACAAGAAGCaacaaagaatgaaaaaaaaaaaaatctacaaaatgttTTGCAATACGTAAATTCTGAGTGGCCTGATACAATTCAATACGTTCCGAACgagattaaaaattattggacGTTTCGAGAATCGCTCAGCAGCAATGATGGTCTACTTTTCAAAGGATCCAAAGTCGTCGTTCCAGATGACATGAAGAAGGAGATGATGCATAAAGTCCACCAAGCTCATTTTGGCATTGATCGGACACTCAACAGTGCACGCGAACAACTTTTTTGGATCAAGATGACGACCGAAATCACGAAATACGTTGAATCCTGCA ATAGCTATTCCGGTTACTTTGATTTTGTTAAGTTAAAGCAATCATCCAGCGCAGAAGTCATACTCCAACTCAAAAAGATGTTTGCCGTCCATGGGATACCGTTTATCTTGGAATCGGACAATGGTCCCCAATTTTCCTCCAAAGAGTTTAAAGCATTTGCCAAAAAATGGGACTTTACTCATCAGACCTCAAGCCTGAGGTATCCAAAATCCAACGGTTTTGCCGAGAGGTTCGTCCAGGTGGCAAAATCCCTACTTAAAAAGTGCCACAAAGACCAGTCAGACGTTTATCTTGCTCTACTCAACTACCGCAACACACCTCGAAGCAACGATTTGTTATCGCCCAATCAACGCTTGATGAGCCGAAGAACCAGAAAAAATATACCATCCAGTGAACAATCGCTTAAACCTAAGGTTGTACAAAACGTACAACACAACCTCATTGAAGCCCGGAACAGAAGCAAGTTCTATGCTGATAAAGGAAGTCACCAAAAACAACCCTTGCAACCCGGTGAAAAAATCCGCATTCAACAACCTAATCGAAACTGA
- the LOC129945585 gene encoding putative gustatory receptor 59d yields the protein MVYGLYLFKSMNFHLLSIVEEIEVLLENDNKSAVNEKTNFVCGEFLRIARIHSGVLKLMVEFKDCFQMSIMLILLEIIVSQFNYAFVLLVLSDDTFENAGFLFVCSSLALVTAFLNLWLLTRICGDIIDSCNEPADILGLLPQHVLVNDQLEKMIQSMSLMIKQEKMILSIYGLFDLEWATSFVATNTALDYLILLMQYDYYSFNFKYN from the exons atGGTGTACGGGTTGTATCTGTTTAAATCAATGAATTTTCATCTTTTATCAATCGTGGAGGAAATTGAAGTTTTGCTTGAAAATGATAACAAAAGTGCCGTGAatgaaaaaactaattttgtgtgTGGTGAATTTTTGAGAATAGCAAGAATTCACAGTGGAGTATTGAAGCTCATGGTCGAATTTAAAGACTGTTTTCAAATGAGCATAATGTTAATTTTGCTGGAAATTATTGTTTCGCAGTTTAACTATGCATTTGTATTACTTGTACTTTCGGATGATACTTTTGAAAATGCAGGTTTTCTATTTGTTTGCTCATCATTGGCATTGGTAACGGCTTTTTTAAATCTATggctgcttactcgtatttgtgGCGATATAATTGATTCGTGTAATGAACCAGCAGATATTTTAGGACTATTACCACAGCATGTTTTAGTAAATGATCAACTGGAAAAGATG ataCAAAGTATGAGTTTGATGATTAAGCAAGAGAAAATGATTTTGTCAATTTACGGCTTATTCGATTTAGAATGGGCTACATCATTCGTTGCTACGAATACAGCTCTGGATTATTTAATACTTCTTATGCAATATGATtattatagttttaattttaagtataattga